The window GTTGCTCTATCCAGCTGAGCTACTGAGACAAGTACTCCCCCACCTAAACTGATAGGAAAGACAAGATTTATTATATAATGATAATGAAGTTAAGTCAACACTATTTCAAAAAATTATAAAGTTACTTTTTCAAGTAGTATATGTTCATCTGAATAAAACAGAACTGTCCAAGAATCCTCGTTTTTTTCAGCTATTGCGTAGCTTTTTTCTTTACGTCCACGAGGTTGCTGAAGACTGCCAGGATTGATAAATAAAATACCTTCCTGCATTTCTGCTCCAATTAAATGCGAATGACCAAAACAAACTACTGAGGCTTGTACTTCCTTTGCTCGATAAAAAAGAGGCATTAAAGTCGATTTTACATTGTATTTATGACCATGAACTACAAGTACTTTGGCATCTTGGACAGAAAATAACTCCTCTAGAGGAAATCGATCATCTATATCGCAATTTCCACGAACAACATGAATAGGAGTATCAACAAAGTAACTTGCATTTAACTCACTATCCCCACAATGAATAATCGCATCCACTTCCTGTTGGTGTTGCTCAATGACTTTTTCCATTATGTTAGTTGCACTATGTGTATCACTCATTATTAATAGCTTCATTTCCCTCACCTATCCTTCAGAAATTATTTCTTTCAGACCCAATGAAAGTTTTTTTATCGCATTGCCTCGATGAGAAATAGCTCCCTTTTGCTCCGCTGTTAGTTCAGCCATCATTTTTTGTTGGGAGGGAACATAAAAGATTGGGTCATATCCAAATCCATTCGTCCCTTTTCTTTCGGTCCCAATTATTCCCTCACATGTTCCTCTGACAGTGAAAGGTTCTTTGTTTGGGGATGCAACGGCAATAGCACATACAAACCGCGCCGTTTTTTCTGATTCTTTGATACCTTCTAGCTCTTTAAGCACTTTATCGATATTTGCTTCATCACTTTTCTCTTCGCCTGCATAACGGGCAGAATAGATACCTGGACGCCCATCAAGTACGTCAATCTCTAAACCACTATCATCTGCAATAACCATCGTTTGTAAGTGGTTTGCTAAGGAAGTAGCTTTTAATAATGCATTTTCTTCAAAGGTCGCGCCTGTTTCCTCTATATCCATTTCTTCCGCCACATCATGTAGCGTTTTAACTTCATATCCAAGTGGGTTAAACAAAGCCTCAAAGTCTTTGGCTTTCCCTATATTTTTAGTAGCAATAATAATCTGTTTCAATGATATCTCGTCCTTTTTCTCTAATTTTAAAAGCCAACTTACCTAAGGGTGTACATTAGGTGTATTAACAATACCCTGCAAGCAAAAGAAGACCCCGCTATTCGAGGATTCTCAAGCTAACAGGGTCATTTGAATGAAATTGTTCGAACATCTGCACTCTGTATTTCCAACCATTTCTCTACGATCGTTTTAAATATTGGCACAGAGCCTGTCGTATAAAATATTGGTGTTTCTTTCTGTTTAATTGGATTACTAAGTTCATGGTAATTTAGATACTCTTTTACATCATGAGCAGTTTCTTCCGCAGAAGAAAGGACATTTACATGATTCCCAACTGCCTCTTCAATATGCTTTTGCAAAAGTGGATAATGCGTACAACCTAAAATGACGGTATCAAATTGCTCTTTCTTTAGTGGCGTTAATGTTTCCATTACCATATTTCGAGCAAATTCACCTTCGTATTCATTACTTTCTACAAGTGGTACAAATGTGGGGCATGCCAGTGGAATCACTTTACTAGACGTATTTAAAGAAGCAATGGCTTCCTCATACGCACCACTTTTGATAGTACCGCTTGTACCTAGCACTACTATTTCACTGCTTTTTGTTGCTTTAATCGCCGCTCTAGCACCAGGGAAAATTACACCAATAACAGGAAAAGGCATCTTATTACTTAAAGAATTGAGTGCTACTGCAGTTGCAGTATTGCACGCAATTACTAGCATTTTGATATTCATTTTTGCTAAAGCATTAGCCATTTGCCAGGTAAATTTTCGTACCTCTTCGCTTGTTCTAGGACCATACGGGCATCTGGCTGTATCACCAATATAAATTATTTTTTCATTCGGTAGTAATTGCATAATTTCTTTCGCAACTGTTAACCCACCAACTCCAGAGTCTATAACACCAATTGGGGCTTTCACGTCAATTCCTCAGTTCTTCATCTCTTGATGTAATTTTTCTAATAATATGGATAAATTTGCAACTTCAGCTTGATCAAATTGTTGAAGTACATCCTCTAAATACTGTTGTCGTTTATCTATAACTTCTTCTATAATTCGTGCGCCCTCTTCTAACAAATGTATACGAACAACACGACGGTCTTGTTCATCCCTTATACGCTTTACAAGGTCACTTTTTTCCATACGATCAATTAAGTCCGTAGTTGTACTAAAAGCTAAATACATTTTATTGGATAAATCTCCGATAGTCATATCACCAAGCTCGAGTAGCCATTGAAGTGCTACAAACTGTGGAGGCGTAATAGTGTAGGCACTTAAAATCTGTCGACCCTTTTGTTTAATGATTCCAGATATATGTCGAAGCTCTTTTTCTAAAAAAGCAACTTGGTCCTGATCTAATATTGTCTTATTTATATCCTCTGCCATCTATTCCTTCACTCCTCAAAACAATAACCTTCTTCTATTATTGTGACGTGTTATGAGGAAAATGGCAAGGATTCATATCAATTCAACGATAGTTCACCTAATCGTAATAATTCTACAATCGCTTGAGACCTACCCGAAACTCCTAGTTTTTGTATTGTATTTGAAATATGGTTTCTAACTGTTTTCTCGCTTATCGATAACAAAGCTGAAATTTCTTTCGTAGAATTATCTTCTACTAATAATTGAAAAATTTGACGTTCCCTACTTGTCAAAATCGAACGATGCTGATTATTGTCGTACAATGCCATAGCCCCCTATCCACTCTCCTACTAACGTATGTAGCACGGGGATGGTAGGTGACGGCTAGTTAATACTCTTTTGAAAAACTTCTCGTTCTTCTTTAGACCATTTTGCAGCACGACCAGTATTCTTATCAATTTGAACAATGGATCCACGTCCAGTAAAGACAATTTCACTTTTTTCGTTCTTCGCCATGTAATGTATATCCACAGAGGAAGAACCAACGGAATTTGCTTTCACATAGATGTGGAGCAACTCATCAAAGAATACTTGTTTTACATAATCACATTGCAAATCAGCGACTACCGGAATTTTTTCTCCCTTTGGATTTAACCAGTCATTCATGAGTTGAATATGCTTAAAGTATTCAATTCGCGCATACTCAAAATAAGCAAATGTAACTGTATTATTCAAATGTCCATACATATCCGTTTCTGAAAAACGTACACTAACCTCTGAATAAAAACGGAAGTCCTGCTCCCATGACGCACTATCTTCTATGTATTTAGCTTTCATAAATTACACTCCCTTTAAAATGAATGAATATTCATTTATTGTAACAGAGAAAGAAAAAATCTGCATAGAATAATAATATTCTACACAGATTTTCTTATAGCATCAATTGTCTAGCTTCAGCGCCTTGCTCCTGCGCAAAGCTCGTCGCAGAAAAACGTTGCCCCTCGAGGTTAAATGCGAATCTTTTCCGTCCAAACAAGTTGGACTGCAAATCTTCCCATTTACTTGTCGGGGCATACATAGGCGCTTACGCATTTCTATTAATCAACCATACGGTCGCTTCCGAAGAAGTCTTTGAACATTTGAACAGTAGTATCACGGTTCAATGCAGCGATAGAAGTTGTAAGTGGGATGCCTTTAGGACAAGCAACAACACAGTTTTGTGCGTTACCACAGTTCGCAAGACCACCATCTCCCATAATTGTATTTAAACGTTCATCCTTGTTCATAGAACCAGTTGGATGTGCATTAAATAAACGTACTTGTGAAAGCGGTGCTGGTCCCATAAAGTTAGAACTACTGTTTACGTTTGGACAAGCTTCTAGACATACACCACAAGTCATACATTTAGACAATTCATATGCCCATTGACGTTTGCGTTCTGGCATACGAGGTCCTTCTCCAAGATCGTATGAACCATCGATTGGAACCCATGCTTTTACTTTTTTCAAAGAATCGAACATGCGTGTACGGTCCACTTGAAGATCACGTACAACCGGGAATGTTTTCATTGGTGCTAATTGGATCGGTTGTGTCAATTGATCGATTAATGCTGAACAAGATTGACGTGGACGACCATTGATCACCATTGAACACGCTCCACATACTTCTTCCAGGCAGTTCATATCCCAAGTTACAGGAGTTGTAGATTTACCATCTACATTTACCGGATTTTGACGAATTTCCATTAACGCCGAAATAACGTTCATATTCGGACGATAATTTACTTCGAATTTTTCCCAATATGGTGTAGATTCAGGAGTATCTTGACGTAAAATCTCAAATTTTACTTTTTTTGTTTCAGTCGCTGTTACCATTATTAATTGTCCCCTTTCGCAGAGTAATCGCGTTTACGAGGTGCAATAAGAGATACGTCTACTTCATCATAATGGAAAACTGGAGCCCCTGTAGCTGGATCAAATTTCGCCATAGTTGTTTTCAAGAACTCTTCATCATTACGTTCTGGGAAATCAGGTTTGTAATGCGCTCCACGGCTTTCATTACGATTAAGCGCACCTAATGTAATAACGCGTGCTAAATATAACATATTTTTAAGTTGGCGTGTAAATGATGCACCTTGGTTAGACCATTGTTGTGTATCATCCATATTTATATTTTCATATCGCTCAAGCAATTCTTGAATTTTCTTGTCAGTTGCTTCTAGTTTGTCATTATAACGAACAACAGTAACGTTATCCGTCATCCATTCACCTAGTTCTTTATGAAGCAAGTACGCATTTTCTGTACCCTTCATAGAAATAGTTTGATCCCATTTCTCTTGTTCTAACTTTAATTCTGCTTCAAATATAGAATCATCCAAATCGATTGCATGAGTTTTTAGTTCACTCATGTATTTAACTGCATTTGGACCTGCAACACTGCCGCCGAATACAGCTGAAAGCAATGAATTTGCGCCTAAACGGTTTGCGCCATGTTGAGAGTAATCACACTCACCTGCAGCAAATAAGCCCGGAATATTTGTCATTTGATCATCGTCAACCCAAAGACCGCCCATTGAGTAATGCACTGCTGGGAAGATTTTCATCGGTACTTTACGAGGGTCATCACCAGTGAATTTCTCGTAAATTTCAATAATACCACCAAGTTTAACATCAAGTTCATGTGGATCTTTGTGCGAAAGATCAAGATAAACCATATTTTCTCCGTTAATACCAAGTTTTTGGTTAACACATACATCAAAAATTTCACGTGTTGCAATATCACGTGGAACTAGGTTACCATATGCAGGATATTTTTCTTCTAGGAAATACCAAGGTTTGCCGTCTTTGTAAGTCCAAATACGACCACCTTCACCACGAGCAGATTCCGACATTAATCGTAATTTGTCGTCACCAGGGATTGCTGTTGGGTGAATTTGGATAAATTCTCCGTTTGCATAATAAGCACCTTGTTGATATACGATTGAAGCAGCAGAACCAGTGTTAATAATAGAGTTAGTAGTTTTCCCGAAAATAATTCCAGGGCCACCAGTAGCCATAATAACAGCGTCTCCACGGAATGCACGAATTTCCATAGTTAGAAGGTTTTGTGCTTTAATACCACGACATACACCTTCGTTGTCTTTAATTATTCCAAGGAATTCCCATCCTTCGAATTTTGTAACTAGACCGTCTACTTCAAAACGACGAACTTGCTCGTCCAGTGCATACAGAAGTTGTTGACCAGTTGTTGCACCAGCAAATGCTGTACGATGCATCAATGTTCCACCGAAGCGGCGGAAGTCTAATAATCCTTCTGGAGTACGGTTGAACATAACACCCATACGGTCAAATAGACTAATTATTCCAGGTGCAGCATCTGCCATTGCTTTTACTGGTTTTTGATTTGCTAGGAAGTCCCCACCATATACAGTATCATCTAAATGTACTGCTGGAGAATCTCCTTCACCCTTTGTATTTACAGCTCCGTTAATACCGCCTTGTGCACAAACAGAGTGTGAACGTTTTACAGGAACTACAGAAAATAGATCTACGTGCGTGCCATCCTCGGCAGCTTTCATTGTTGCCATTAAGCCAGCTAATCCACCGCCGACAACAATCAGTTTACTTTTTGCCATGTTATTCTCACTCCTCAATTTAATAGTAGTTGAACGTCTTTACAGTTTCTTAAACGAATGCTAGAAGAGCTTGTACGCCAACTACAGATAACGCTAAGAAGATTATTAATGTTATATAAGTTGCAATTTGTTGCGATCTTGCAGATTGTGTAATACCCCAGCTAACTAAGAACGACCAAATACCATTAGCTAAATGGAAAGTAGCTGAAATAACACCTACGATATAGAAACCTAACATCCATGGGTTAGATAAAATCTCTTCCATCATGTTAAAATTAACTTCTTTTGCTCCAATAGCAGCTTGGAAGCGTGTTTCAAAAACATGCCAAGCGATAAATACAACTAAGAAAATGCCAGTAAAGCGTTGCAAAATAAATAAATAGTTTCTCAATGTACCAAAGTTCTTTGGATTATGTTTTGCAGTAAATGCAATATAAATTCCGTAAAATGCATGGAACATTAATGGTAAATAGATCACAAAGATTTCTAAAAATAATTTAAAAGGTAAACTCTCCATGAAGTGAGTTGCACTATTAAATGCTTCTGGACCTCTCGTAGCAAAATGATTTACTACTAAATGCTGCGTTAAAAACAGACCTACTGGAATAATTCCAAGTAAGGAATGCAGTCGACGCCAATAAAATTCGCGCTCGTTCGACAAAACAATTACCCCCTCAAATTTTCGACTGAAAGTTTGAATACTATCGCAAAAAAACAATTGTTAACAAAACTTTCACATCATCAAGTTACGTATTTATGACATATCCATTGTACTCTCATCAATTTGGAGCGTCAAGGTATCTTTCTGGAATTTCAATTGGATTCCTATACCTTTTTTGGATAATAATTTGTTTAATTAATCACAAACTATTCAGGTCCCCATTCCTAATTTTTTTGTGATAAAATAAATATGCAATGATGATTTTTGGAAAGAAGGGCTGCTACTTGAATGAAAAGGAACATTCACATGTAACTTCCTTTGGATATGAGTTAATAAGAGACCACGTGCTTACTTCTATTCTCGGAAAACATGAAAAAGATATATTATATTGGGCTGGGAAAGATTTAGCTCGC is drawn from Psychrobacillus sp. INOP01 and contains these coding sequences:
- a CDS encoding metallophosphoesterase family protein, encoding MKLLIMSDTHSATNIMEKVIEQHQQEVDAIIHCGDSELNASYFVDTPIHVVRGNCDIDDRFPLEELFSVQDAKVLVVHGHKYNVKSTLMPLFYRAKEVQASVVCFGHSHLIGAEMQEGILFINPGSLQQPRGRKEKSYAIAEKNEDSWTVLFYSDEHILLEKVTL
- a CDS encoding XTP/dITP diphosphatase, translating into MKQIIIATKNIGKAKDFEALFNPLGYEVKTLHDVAEEMDIEETGATFEENALLKATSLANHLQTMVIADDSGLEIDVLDGRPGIYSARYAGEEKSDEANIDKVLKELEGIKESEKTARFVCAIAVASPNKEPFTVRGTCEGIIGTERKGTNGFGYDPIFYVPSQQKMMAELTAEQKGAISHRGNAIKKLSLGLKEIISEG
- the racE gene encoding glutamate racemase → MKAPIGVIDSGVGGLTVAKEIMQLLPNEKIIYIGDTARCPYGPRTSEEVRKFTWQMANALAKMNIKMLVIACNTATAVALNSLSNKMPFPVIGVIFPGARAAIKATKSSEIVVLGTSGTIKSGAYEEAIASLNTSSKVIPLACPTFVPLVESNEYEGEFARNMVMETLTPLKKEQFDTVILGCTHYPLLQKHIEEAVGNHVNVLSSAEETAHDVKEYLNYHELSNPIKQKETPIFYTTGSVPIFKTIVEKWLEIQSADVRTISFK
- a CDS encoding MarR family winged helix-turn-helix transcriptional regulator; its protein translation is MAEDINKTILDQDQVAFLEKELRHISGIIKQKGRQILSAYTITPPQFVALQWLLELGDMTIGDLSNKMYLAFSTTTDLIDRMEKSDLVKRIRDEQDRRVVRIHLLEEGARIIEEVIDKRQQYLEDVLQQFDQAEVANLSILLEKLHQEMKN
- a CDS encoding LuxR C-terminal-related transcriptional regulator, coding for MYDNNQHRSILTSRERQIFQLLVEDNSTKEISALLSISEKTVRNHISNTIQKLGVSGRSQAIVELLRLGELSLN
- a CDS encoding thioesterase family protein — its product is MKAKYIEDSASWEQDFRFYSEVSVRFSETDMYGHLNNTVTFAYFEYARIEYFKHIQLMNDWLNPKGEKIPVVADLQCDYVKQVFFDELLHIYVKANSVGSSSVDIHYMAKNEKSEIVFTGRGSIVQIDKNTGRAAKWSKEEREVFQKSIN
- the sdhB gene encoding succinate dehydrogenase iron-sulfur subunit; its protein translation is MVTATETKKVKFEILRQDTPESTPYWEKFEVNYRPNMNVISALMEIRQNPVNVDGKSTTPVTWDMNCLEEVCGACSMVINGRPRQSCSALIDQLTQPIQLAPMKTFPVVRDLQVDRTRMFDSLKKVKAWVPIDGSYDLGEGPRMPERKRQWAYELSKCMTCGVCLEACPNVNSSSNFMGPAPLSQVRLFNAHPTGSMNKDERLNTIMGDGGLANCGNAQNCVVACPKGIPLTTSIAALNRDTTVQMFKDFFGSDRMVD
- the sdhA gene encoding succinate dehydrogenase flavoprotein subunit, whose protein sequence is MAKSKLIVVGGGLAGLMATMKAAEDGTHVDLFSVVPVKRSHSVCAQGGINGAVNTKGEGDSPAVHLDDTVYGGDFLANQKPVKAMADAAPGIISLFDRMGVMFNRTPEGLLDFRRFGGTLMHRTAFAGATTGQQLLYALDEQVRRFEVDGLVTKFEGWEFLGIIKDNEGVCRGIKAQNLLTMEIRAFRGDAVIMATGGPGIIFGKTTNSIINTGSAASIVYQQGAYYANGEFIQIHPTAIPGDDKLRLMSESARGEGGRIWTYKDGKPWYFLEEKYPAYGNLVPRDIATREIFDVCVNQKLGINGENMVYLDLSHKDPHELDVKLGGIIEIYEKFTGDDPRKVPMKIFPAVHYSMGGLWVDDDQMTNIPGLFAAGECDYSQHGANRLGANSLLSAVFGGSVAGPNAVKYMSELKTHAIDLDDSIFEAELKLEQEKWDQTISMKGTENAYLLHKELGEWMTDNVTVVRYNDKLEATDKKIQELLERYENINMDDTQQWSNQGASFTRQLKNMLYLARVITLGALNRNESRGAHYKPDFPERNDEEFLKTTMAKFDPATGAPVFHYDEVDVSLIAPRKRDYSAKGDN
- a CDS encoding succinate dehydrogenase cytochrome b558 subunit, encoding MSNEREFYWRRLHSLLGIIPVGLFLTQHLVVNHFATRGPEAFNSATHFMESLPFKLFLEIFVIYLPLMFHAFYGIYIAFTAKHNPKNFGTLRNYLFILQRFTGIFLVVFIAWHVFETRFQAAIGAKEVNFNMMEEILSNPWMLGFYIVGVISATFHLANGIWSFLVSWGITQSARSQQIATYITLIIFLALSVVGVQALLAFV